In Gemmata obscuriglobus, a single genomic region encodes these proteins:
- a CDS encoding Uma2 family endonuclease — protein sequence MSIAEPTAAPVVYPSGDGQPMAETGLHVQAIILLHQALEDFFRSRSEPVYLASDQFWYWREGDPTCRVAPDVMVVPGVAPHPRRSFFSWEEGGAVPAVVFEMASQDTWRNDLDDKYDQYESLGVREYFVFDPEGLYLVPPVQGYRLSGTAYRRIRQDQLTSELGFGVRPEGTMLRLVDLATGQPIPTRAEAVDAAQQQVEAEKERAEAEKQRAEVEKQRGDTLQAEVERLRARLQQLGHLNGSDG from the coding sequence ATGTCGATTGCCGAGCCGACAGCAGCGCCGGTCGTGTACCCCAGCGGGGACGGTCAACCCATGGCCGAAACTGGCCTACACGTGCAGGCGATTATTCTGCTTCACCAGGCACTGGAAGACTTTTTCCGCTCGCGGTCGGAGCCGGTGTACCTCGCCTCTGACCAGTTTTGGTACTGGCGGGAAGGTGACCCGACGTGTCGGGTCGCTCCGGACGTGATGGTGGTGCCTGGTGTCGCGCCGCACCCGCGGCGGTCGTTTTTCTCGTGGGAAGAAGGGGGCGCGGTTCCGGCGGTTGTTTTTGAAATGGCATCCCAGGATACGTGGCGAAACGATCTCGACGACAAATACGATCAGTACGAGTCGCTTGGCGTTCGTGAGTACTTCGTGTTTGATCCGGAAGGGTTGTATCTCGTCCCTCCGGTCCAGGGATACCGGTTAAGCGGTACCGCTTACCGTCGGATTCGGCAGGACCAGCTTACAAGTGAACTCGGGTTCGGGGTGCGTCCCGAGGGGACCATGCTTCGGCTCGTTGACTTGGCGACCGGGCAGCCGATTCCGACGCGAGCAGAAGCCGTAGACGCGGCCCAACAACAAGTTGAAGCAGAGAAGGAACGGGCTGAAGCAGAAAAGCAACGGGCTGAAGTGGAAAAGCAGCGCGGGGACACGTTGCAAGCCGAAGTAGAGCGACTCCGGGCGCGATTACAACAACTCGGACATCTGAACGGGAGCGACGGTTGA
- the coaE gene encoding dephospho-CoA kinase (Dephospho-CoA kinase (CoaE) performs the final step in coenzyme A biosynthesis.), with product MSFKYGPKPVVGLIGAIGAGKSTAARCFTGRGGQVIDADALGHEALRQPEIVAALMKRWGERIVREDGSLDRREIGRIVFADRNERSALEATVFPYINRRTQTEISAAQANPDVGFVVLDAAVLLEAGWGDLVDTLAYVDAPREMRSVRLAARSGWDEAELTARESAQWSAEAKKARADTVLVNDGSRDELQAQVDRFVAQFCNVNGVRL from the coding sequence TTGAGTTTCAAGTACGGGCCGAAGCCGGTGGTCGGGCTGATCGGTGCGATCGGCGCGGGTAAGAGTACCGCGGCGCGGTGTTTCACGGGCCGTGGTGGCCAAGTGATCGACGCCGATGCCCTCGGGCACGAAGCGCTCCGGCAACCGGAAATTGTTGCGGCACTCATGAAGAGGTGGGGCGAGCGGATCGTCCGAGAAGATGGCTCGCTCGATCGTCGGGAGATCGGGCGGATCGTGTTCGCCGATCGGAACGAGCGGTCCGCCTTGGAAGCGACGGTGTTCCCCTATATTAACCGGCGGACACAAACCGAGATTTCCGCCGCCCAAGCGAACCCTGATGTGGGGTTCGTCGTCTTGGACGCGGCGGTGCTGCTCGAAGCCGGGTGGGGTGATTTGGTTGACACCCTTGCTTACGTGGACGCCCCTCGCGAGATGAGGTCGGTCCGGCTTGCGGCGCGCTCCGGTTGGGACGAAGCCGAGCTGACGGCCCGCGAATCGGCACAATGGTCCGCAGAGGCCAAAAAGGCTCGCGCCGACACGGTTCTTGTCAACGACGGGAGCCGAGACGAGTTGCAAGCACAGGTCGACCGTTTCGTGGCGCAGTTCTGCAACGTGAATGGCGTAAGGTTGTGA
- the rho gene encoding transcription termination factor Rho: protein MSESKPDVVKPRATRGRPRKSEAPPPAPVPVPPPPAADDDGFATGIVDVVPAPVEPVVSAPAAPVGVEPEPVKPATAAAPEPLPVEPSPPAAVPEVREPRRAERSRTERPERVERAERPEKGEPRAERPERVERAERPEKGEQRPERVERSVRTERIERAQRVEQRPERVERPERAPERPAELREVPRPPRAEAPVGARVDPNEQGFDAETNSRYEEIKRGNTYITELQHMTIAQLQQAAKDERIPREEYVGLKKQDLVYRILRELTKANGLMFGEGTLEVLPDGFGFLRSPDYNYLPCPDDIYISPSQIRRFGLRTGAVVAGQTRPPKENERYFALLRVEAINYAEPDLLTQKVVFDDLTPLHPERRLKLETTPDELNTRVIDLVTPIGKGQRGLIVAPPRTGKTVLLQKMANSVIQNHPECYIIVLLIDERPEEVTDMARTVKGPRVEVVSSTFDEAPERHVQVSEMVIEKAKRLVEYGTDVVIFLDSITRLARAYNTVSPGSGKLLSGGLDATALYKPKRFFGAARNIEEGGSLTILATALVDTGSKMDEVIFEEFKGTGNMEVHLERRMVDRRVYPAINVNASGTRKEELLRGEDELRLVHIMHRILADMNPVEAMELLLKQLGKHKTNADFLNSVTLT, encoded by the coding sequence ATGTCTGAATCGAAGCCCGATGTTGTCAAGCCGCGCGCGACCCGCGGAAGGCCCCGCAAGAGTGAGGCCCCGCCGCCCGCACCCGTTCCGGTGCCGCCCCCACCGGCCGCGGACGACGACGGCTTCGCCACGGGCATCGTGGACGTTGTGCCCGCGCCGGTGGAACCGGTGGTTTCTGCGCCCGCCGCGCCGGTGGGCGTCGAGCCGGAACCGGTCAAGCCTGCTACTGCGGCCGCGCCCGAGCCGCTTCCCGTCGAACCGTCGCCCCCGGCAGCCGTACCAGAGGTGCGCGAGCCGCGGCGCGCAGAGCGGAGCCGTACAGAACGTCCCGAGCGAGTGGAACGCGCTGAGCGGCCCGAGAAAGGCGAACCACGCGCCGAGCGGCCGGAACGAGTTGAACGGGCAGAGCGGCCCGAGAAAGGCGAACAGCGCCCCGAACGTGTCGAGCGGTCGGTACGCACGGAGCGAATCGAGCGCGCGCAACGTGTCGAACAACGCCCGGAGCGGGTGGAACGGCCAGAACGTGCCCCCGAGCGGCCGGCGGAACTGCGCGAGGTCCCGCGGCCGCCGCGTGCCGAAGCGCCCGTCGGGGCGAGAGTCGACCCGAACGAGCAGGGATTCGATGCCGAGACCAACTCGCGTTACGAGGAGATCAAACGCGGCAACACGTACATTACCGAACTCCAGCACATGACCATTGCGCAGCTCCAGCAGGCTGCGAAGGACGAGCGGATCCCGCGCGAGGAGTACGTCGGGCTCAAGAAGCAGGATCTGGTCTACCGCATCCTGCGCGAGCTTACCAAGGCCAACGGGCTGATGTTCGGTGAGGGCACGCTGGAAGTGCTGCCCGACGGGTTCGGGTTCCTCCGCAGCCCGGACTACAACTACCTGCCGTGCCCGGACGACATCTACATTTCGCCGTCCCAGATCCGTCGCTTTGGGCTGCGCACCGGCGCCGTGGTCGCCGGCCAAACGCGCCCGCCGAAGGAAAACGAGCGGTACTTCGCGCTGCTCCGGGTAGAGGCGATTAACTACGCCGAGCCCGATCTACTCACGCAGAAGGTCGTGTTCGACGACCTGACCCCGCTGCACCCCGAGCGGCGGCTCAAGCTCGAGACCACGCCCGACGAACTCAACACCCGGGTCATCGATCTGGTCACGCCGATCGGGAAGGGGCAGCGCGGGCTGATCGTCGCGCCGCCCCGCACTGGTAAGACGGTGCTGCTCCAGAAAATGGCCAACTCGGTGATCCAGAACCACCCCGAGTGTTACATCATCGTGCTGCTGATCGACGAGCGGCCCGAGGAAGTGACCGACATGGCCCGCACCGTGAAGGGGCCGCGGGTGGAGGTGGTGTCGAGTACCTTCGACGAGGCGCCCGAGCGACACGTCCAGGTGAGCGAGATGGTCATTGAGAAGGCGAAGCGACTGGTCGAGTACGGCACCGACGTGGTGATTTTCCTCGACTCGATCACACGCCTGGCCCGCGCGTACAACACCGTCTCACCGGGCTCGGGCAAGCTCCTGTCCGGCGGTCTCGACGCGACGGCGCTCTACAAGCCGAAGCGGTTCTTCGGCGCGGCCCGCAACATTGAAGAGGGCGGCTCGCTGACCATCCTCGCGACGGCCCTCGTGGACACCGGCTCGAAAATGGACGAGGTGATCTTCGAGGAGTTCAAGGGCACGGGCAACATGGAGGTCCACCTGGAGCGCCGGATGGTGGACCGCCGCGTGTACCCCGCAATCAACGTGAACGCCAGCGGCACCCGGAAGGAAGAGTTGCTGCGCGGCGAGGACGAGTTGCGCCTGGTTCACATTATGCACCGCATCCTGGCGGACATGAACCCCGTGGAAGCGATGGAACTGTTGCTCAAGCAACTCGGTAAGCACAAAACGAACGCCGACTTCCTCAACAGCGTCACTTTGACGTGA
- a CDS encoding transposase has translation MTEIPTRLLDRLAAAGVTIRVALLDEAFFTIAVMRLLPSRDVPFVIPAVVRGRKPRPGVPAVGLRALRRCGAGRSGYTHEDRGTSVRSGLVIAHKSDRHRKTGRRRSKKLMYATWRVTGAPVPIRDLYRTRFGIESRYRQLGQVRPRTSTTNGVVRLLWVAVGLILRNARVRFRTERGPGWTLATAGLIVLAESFASSASTRQPRSGVPEANSPRPPTRNYWIQDVT, from the coding sequence ATGACCGAGATCCCGACCCGGTTGCTCGATCGACTCGCCGCCGCAGGAGTTACGATCCGTGTGGCGCTCCTGGACGAGGCCTTCTTTACGATCGCGGTGATGCGATTGCTCCCGTCCCGGGACGTGCCGTTCGTGATCCCCGCGGTGGTCCGCGGGCGGAAGCCCCGACCCGGTGTCCCGGCCGTCGGGTTGCGGGCCCTGCGGCGGTGCGGGGCGGGACGGTCCGGGTACACCCACGAGGACCGGGGGACGTCGGTCCGCAGCGGCCTGGTGATTGCGCACAAGAGCGACCGGCACCGGAAGACCGGGCGCCGGCGCAGTAAGAAGCTGATGTATGCGACGTGGCGGGTGACCGGTGCTCCCGTGCCGATCCGGGACCTGTACCGGACTCGGTTCGGGATCGAGAGCCGCTACCGCCAGTTGGGTCAGGTACGGCCTCGGACCTCGACCACCAACGGGGTCGTGCGGCTCCTGTGGGTGGCCGTGGGCCTGATCCTCCGCAACGCCCGGGTCCGGTTCCGAACCGAACGCGGCCCCGGGTGGACACTGGCTACCGCGGGCCTGATCGTGCTGGCTGAAAGCTTCGCATCGTCGGCAAGCACGCGCCAGCCACGGTCCGGCGTTCCTGAGGCAAACAGTCCCAGGCCGCCAACACGAAACTACTGGATTCAGGATGTCACGTGA
- a CDS encoding winged helix-turn-helix domain-containing protein — translation MTRLPAVPHLPPAEIDQRYRNCSDAAEKTRWHVLWLVTRPDQPISATAAARPVGFTPAWGRAILKRYNAHGPEGLTDRRRDNGARYEMTPPQRAERLAALRNPPPDHGLWSGPKVAAFVRGRFGITIVDQTGWQRLKELGFRLVVPRPRHPKGATAFQQQEWL, via the coding sequence ATGACACGACTACCCGCTGTTCCGCACCTGCCCCCCGCCGAGATCGATCAGCGGTACCGGAATTGCTCGGACGCGGCCGAGAAGACCCGGTGGCACGTGCTGTGGCTGGTGACGCGGCCCGATCAGCCGATCTCGGCCACGGCGGCGGCCCGCCCCGTCGGGTTCACGCCCGCCTGGGGCCGTGCGATCCTCAAGCGGTACAACGCGCACGGCCCCGAGGGCCTCACGGACCGGCGCCGGGACAACGGGGCTCGGTACGAGATGACCCCGCCCCAACGCGCCGAGCGACTCGCCGCGCTCCGGAATCCGCCACCGGACCACGGGTTGTGGAGCGGACCCAAGGTCGCCGCCTTCGTCCGGGGCCGGTTCGGCATCACGATCGTCGACCAGACCGGATGGCAACGGCTCAAGGAACTCGGGTTCCGGTTGGTCGTCCCGCGCCCCCGGCACCCCAAGGGGGCCACCGCCTTCCAGCAACAGGAGTGGCTTTGA
- a CDS encoding IS3 family transposase (programmed frameshift) codes for MAGKRKSHSAAFKAQVALAALKGDKTINELASQHGVHPTLIHGWKKQLLTGAEAVFASGAKGTGPPEDKTTELYEQIGRLKVELDWVKKKSAASAEAKRALIEAEHPELSVRRQCELIGLNRSTVYYEPTPESAENLTLMRLIDEQYTTCPFYGSRRMAAWLGTQGHEVNRKRVQRLLRIMGLEAMYPKPKLSVGSGHKVYPYLLRGVAIDRVHQVWSTDITYIPMPTGFMYLAATMDWFSRYVVAWRLSNTLDGSFCQDMLEEALGRGKPEVFNTDQGVQFTAAAWVGRLERAGVAVSMDGRGRCLDNVFVERLWRSVKYEDVYLKGYESVPALESGLRAYFGFYNTERLHQSLDYRTPAQVYGVGATKAPTKQ; via the exons ATGGCGGGCAAGCGGAAGAGTCACTCGGCGGCGTTCAAGGCCCAGGTCGCGCTGGCGGCCCTCAAGGGCGACAAGACCATCAACGAACTGGCGAGTCAGCACGGCGTCCACCCGACCCTGATTCATGGGTGGAAGAAGCAGTTGCTCACCGGGGCCGAGGCCGTGTTCGCCTCGGGGGCGAAGGGCACCGGCCCCCCGGAAGACAAGACGACCGAGTTGTACGAGCAGATCGGCCGCCTCAAGGTGGAACTCGACTGGGTGAAAAAAAAATCGGCCGCC TCGGCTGAGGCCAAGCGTGCCCTGATCGAGGCCGAGCACCCGGAGCTGAGCGTCCGGCGCCAGTGCGAGCTGATCGGATTGAACCGCTCGACGGTGTACTACGAGCCGACCCCGGAGAGCGCGGAGAACCTGACGCTGATGCGGTTGATCGACGAGCAGTACACCACGTGCCCATTCTACGGGAGCCGGCGCATGGCCGCGTGGCTGGGCACCCAGGGCCACGAGGTGAACCGCAAGCGGGTGCAGCGGCTGTTGCGGATCATGGGGTTGGAGGCCATGTACCCCAAGCCCAAGCTGTCGGTCGGGTCCGGGCACAAGGTGTACCCGTACCTGTTGCGGGGCGTGGCCATCGACCGGGTCCATCAGGTGTGGAGCACGGACATCACGTACATCCCGATGCCCACCGGGTTCATGTACCTGGCCGCAACGATGGACTGGTTCAGCCGGTACGTGGTGGCCTGGCGACTGTCCAACACGTTGGACGGGTCATTCTGCCAGGACATGCTGGAGGAGGCCTTGGGCCGGGGCAAGCCGGAGGTGTTCAACACGGACCAGGGAGTCCAGTTCACGGCCGCCGCGTGGGTCGGGCGATTGGAGCGGGCCGGGGTCGCGGTGAGCATGGACGGGCGGGGCCGGTGCCTGGACAACGTGTTCGTGGAGCGCCTGTGGCGGAGCGTCAAGTACGAGGACGTGTACCTCAAGGGGTACGAGTCGGTGCCGGCCCTGGAGAGTGGGCTCCGGGCGTACTTCGGGTTCTACAACACCGAGCGGTTACACCAGTCCCTGGACTACCGCACCCCGGCTCAGGTGTATGGCGTCGGAGCCACGAAGGCCCCGACGAAACAGTAG
- a CDS encoding transposase, translating into MLDGKSLKKVAKRLVDTRGTPGKLLGGKLLVAYRPRDGLVLDMAADLDGETNEAKLIPDLMPRVHARGGPAKLVVGDRLFCASKHFAEFTKDNGHFVVRYARTLSFEPDPKRPAVTTADPSQRAVVEEWGWAGKPKDKLRRYVRRITVARPVGEAITILTDLLDSAPYPATDLLDLYRIRWTIEGTFQKVTAIFALGRFIGSTPEATVFQASMCFVLANVVQVLQGYVSSFKLAAWFCWPIVQ; encoded by the coding sequence ATCCTCGACGGCAAGAGTCTCAAGAAGGTGGCCAAGCGACTCGTCGACACGCGGGGCACACCGGGCAAGCTCTTGGGCGGAAAACTGCTCGTGGCGTACCGGCCCCGTGACGGGTTGGTGCTCGACATGGCGGCCGATCTCGATGGCGAAACCAACGAGGCCAAACTGATCCCCGATTTGATGCCCCGAGTGCACGCCCGAGGCGGTCCGGCGAAACTGGTGGTCGGGGATCGGTTGTTCTGTGCGTCGAAGCACTTCGCCGAGTTCACCAAGGACAATGGTCATTTCGTGGTGCGGTACGCGCGGACCCTGTCGTTCGAACCCGACCCGAAGCGCCCCGCGGTCACGACCGCGGACCCATCCCAACGAGCCGTGGTCGAAGAATGGGGGTGGGCCGGGAAGCCCAAGGACAAGCTCCGCCGGTACGTCCGGCGGATCACCGTCGCGCGCCCGGTGGGCGAAGCGATTACAATCCTCACGGACCTGCTCGATTCGGCCCCATACCCGGCGACCGATCTGTTGGACCTGTACCGCATCCGGTGGACCATCGAAGGCACGTTCCAAAAGGTGACGGCGATCTTCGCCCTGGGTCGGTTCATCGGTTCGACACCGGAGGCGACCGTGTTTCAGGCGTCGATGTGTTTCGTCCTCGCGAACGTGGTGCAGGTCCTCCAGGGCTATGTCAGTAGTTTCAAGTTGGCGGCTTGGTTTTGTTGGCCGATCGTGCAGTAG
- a CDS encoding transposase, which produces MRPKRQSIRATPAHATRHLRPVLTDWLGRAVQLPKRRRTCTPEVVWRVVLFAAAFARSVAAACAAIADAPSGQAIWDCLYLTLPKRRRTLERRLRPALHAPLGKRKRAARVAIDYHRIGYFGTPNRDTTRSKGAGGTHTFHTYATACLVGGPDRYTLGLTAVGEKEPMTAVLTRLLDQVTAARVTVRVALLDKAFFSIAVMRLLQARGVPFVIPAVVRGRKPRPGVKGVGLRAVRRRGAGRYAYTHADRGTSVRVHVVIAHKSYRYRRTGGRRSKKLLYAAWRVSGSPVAIRDLYRTRFGIESSYRQLGQVRPRTSTTDGVVRLLWVAVGLILRNAWLWSRSARGLGWTLAAVCLILLADGLAPTDGENKSITTARSANKTKPPT; this is translated from the coding sequence ATGCGACCCAAACGTCAGTCTATCCGAGCCACCCCGGCCCACGCCACCCGGCACCTCCGTCCGGTCCTGACCGACTGGCTCGGCCGTGCGGTCCAACTGCCCAAGCGTCGCCGCACCTGTACACCCGAGGTGGTGTGGCGGGTGGTGCTGTTCGCCGCGGCGTTCGCCCGCTCGGTGGCCGCGGCCTGTGCCGCGATCGCCGACGCCCCGTCCGGGCAGGCCATCTGGGATTGCTTGTACCTCACGCTGCCCAAGCGGCGCCGCACCCTCGAGCGGCGGTTGCGGCCGGCCCTCCACGCCCCGCTCGGCAAGCGGAAGCGGGCGGCTCGGGTCGCGATCGACTACCACCGGATCGGGTACTTCGGGACGCCGAACCGGGACACCACCCGGTCCAAGGGGGCCGGCGGCACCCACACGTTCCACACGTACGCCACCGCGTGCCTCGTCGGGGGACCGGACCGGTACACGCTCGGGTTGACGGCCGTGGGCGAGAAGGAGCCGATGACCGCGGTGCTCACCCGGCTGTTGGATCAGGTGACGGCGGCACGGGTTACGGTCCGGGTCGCGCTGCTGGACAAGGCGTTCTTCTCGATCGCGGTGATGCGGTTGCTCCAGGCGCGGGGTGTGCCGTTCGTGATCCCGGCCGTGGTCCGGGGCCGCAAGCCCCGGCCCGGGGTGAAGGGGGTCGGGTTGCGGGCCGTGCGGCGGCGGGGCGCGGGTCGATATGCGTACACCCACGCGGATCGGGGCACCTCGGTGCGGGTGCACGTGGTGATCGCTCACAAGAGCTACCGGTACCGGCGGACCGGGGGCCGGCGGAGCAAGAAGTTACTGTACGCGGCGTGGCGGGTGAGCGGGAGCCCGGTGGCGATTCGGGACCTGTACCGGACCCGATTCGGGATCGAGAGCAGCTACCGCCAGTTGGGGCAGGTTCGGCCCCGGACCTCGACCACCGATGGGGTCGTGCGACTCCTGTGGGTGGCCGTCGGGCTGATCCTGCGTAACGCCTGGTTGTGGTCCCGCTCAGCCCGCGGCCTCGGGTGGACACTGGCGGCGGTATGCCTGATACTGTTGGCCGATGGGCTGGCACCTACAGATGGCGAAAATAAGTCCATTACTACTGCACGATCGGCCAACAAAACCAAGCCGCCAACTTGA
- a CDS encoding transposase, protein MPSAHTPSPRCHWFSVLAGALDRRSGRRLAALFLGVLLARGRHALSCWIRAAGLSSQYRRCYPTAAAVGRRVERIATRLLVEILKPLVTGPRVVLALDDTPTARYGPKVQGAGVHHNPTPGPAGSAFVYGHVWVVLGLLVAHPLGGVVALPLLARLYIRKANLGAVRATDRPRFATKLAMAVDLVRWAHGWLKMWGMAVWVVADGAYAQGPVLKPLRKLGVTVVSRLRRDAALCSLPPAREPGLRGRPRVYGTARISLAKRAGHNGGWSTGTFTVYGKTVEKRYKTFVATWRPAGGAIRVVLVDEPHGWVAFFSTDPGATVTDILERVADRFTLETCFRDLKQVAGTGQQQVRGVPSNVGCFHLCAWAHTLTEVWAWARNADELVGHRSASPWDDPSRRPSHADKRRAWQHELLAEEIRAVVGEHHDHTKIRDLAYRCLDLAA, encoded by the coding sequence ATGCCATCTGCGCATACTCCGTCCCCGCGTTGCCACTGGTTTTCGGTTCTGGCCGGGGCACTGGATCGGCGCTCGGGTCGGCGGTTGGCGGCCCTGTTCCTGGGTGTGCTGCTGGCCCGCGGGCGGCACGCCCTGAGTTGCTGGATTCGGGCGGCCGGATTATCGTCCCAATACCGCCGCTGTTACCCCACCGCGGCCGCGGTCGGGCGCCGGGTCGAGCGCATCGCGACCCGGTTGTTGGTCGAGATCCTCAAGCCCCTGGTGACCGGGCCGCGGGTGGTGCTGGCGTTGGACGACACACCGACCGCCCGGTACGGACCGAAGGTACAAGGGGCCGGGGTGCATCACAACCCGACACCCGGGCCGGCCGGGAGCGCATTCGTGTACGGGCACGTGTGGGTGGTGCTCGGGTTGCTGGTGGCGCATCCACTGGGTGGGGTCGTGGCTCTGCCCCTGTTGGCCCGGTTGTACATCCGGAAGGCGAACCTGGGCGCGGTGCGGGCGACCGATCGGCCCCGGTTCGCCACCAAGCTGGCGATGGCCGTTGACCTGGTGCGGTGGGCGCACGGATGGCTGAAGATGTGGGGCATGGCGGTGTGGGTGGTGGCCGACGGGGCGTACGCCCAGGGGCCGGTGCTGAAGCCGCTGCGGAAGCTCGGGGTGACGGTGGTGAGCCGGCTCCGCCGGGATGCGGCCCTGTGCTCGTTACCGCCCGCGCGGGAGCCCGGGCTGCGCGGGCGCCCGCGGGTGTACGGAACGGCACGGATCTCGTTGGCCAAGCGGGCCGGGCACAACGGCGGGTGGAGCACCGGCACGTTCACCGTGTATGGGAAGACCGTCGAGAAGCGGTACAAGACGTTCGTGGCCACCTGGCGCCCGGCCGGTGGGGCGATCCGGGTGGTGCTGGTGGACGAGCCCCACGGATGGGTCGCGTTCTTCAGCACCGACCCGGGCGCGACGGTGACCGACATCTTGGAACGGGTGGCCGACCGGTTCACCCTGGAGACGTGCTTCCGGGATCTCAAACAAGTCGCCGGGACGGGCCAGCAACAGGTGCGCGGGGTGCCGTCGAACGTCGGGTGCTTCCACCTGTGTGCATGGGCGCACACCCTGACCGAGGTGTGGGCCTGGGCTCGGAACGCGGACGAGTTGGTGGGGCACCGGTCCGCGTCCCCGTGGGACGATCCGAGCCGGCGCCCGAGTCACGCGGACAAGCGCCGGGCCTGGCAACACGAGCTGTTGGCCGAGGAGATTCGGGCCGTTGTGGGCGAGCACCACGACCACACGAAAATCCGCGACCTCGCCTACCGGTGCTTGGACTTGGCCGCGTGA
- a CDS encoding transposase yields the protein MVRWPKRQRPEWMDRDTYLRLPDELEIREVRVRVPVRGFRTRVLVVATTLTDPSIRATDLGDLYRQRWHIEVDLRSVQVTLGMDVLRCKTPALVRKEVWAHLLAYNLIRTAMAQVAQASERRPRELSVAGTVQALAAFAEVLDTEAGYQAFVCVVLAYPVGDRPDRFEPRARKRRPKPYPPLTVPRDQARKRLGRSI from the coding sequence GTGGTGCGGTGGCCCAAGAGGCAACGCCCGGAGTGGATGGATCGCGACACGTACCTGCGGTTGCCGGACGAGTTGGAGATCCGTGAGGTGCGGGTGCGGGTGCCGGTGCGCGGGTTCCGGACCCGCGTGCTGGTGGTCGCCACGACCCTGACGGACCCGTCGATCCGGGCCACGGATCTGGGGGATCTATACCGCCAGAGGTGGCACATCGAGGTGGACCTGAGGAGCGTCCAGGTGACGTTGGGAATGGACGTGCTGCGGTGCAAGACGCCGGCCCTCGTGCGGAAGGAGGTGTGGGCCCATCTGCTGGCCTACAACCTGATCCGCACGGCCATGGCTCAGGTGGCTCAGGCCTCGGAACGCCGGCCACGCGAGTTAAGTGTGGCCGGCACGGTGCAGGCGCTGGCCGCGTTTGCCGAGGTGTTGGATACGGAGGCCGGGTATCAGGCGTTCGTCTGCGTGGTCCTGGCGTACCCGGTGGGCGATCGCCCCGACCGATTCGAACCCCGGGCACGCAAACGACGGCCCAAGCCCTACCCACCACTCACCGTACCCAGAGACCAAGCCCGAAAAAGGCTCGGTCGCTCGATTTAA
- a CDS encoding ISAzo13 family transposase (programmed frameshift), which produces MPFGETLTPALIEAANDLRGAQRRLFMARVVRALGPGGQRRAEEAFGWNRVTIRKGMRELNSGVVARDAFSARGRHRAEDRLPDLLADIRDLVTSQSQADPRFRTLRLYTRLTAEEVRRQLVATKGYRADQLPQARTLRTKLNDLGFHPTKVLKCVPKKKIPQTDAIFARLKEINPQADASADTLRLSLDAKAGVQVGAYSRKGKNRVRTKAADHDFRAEEVLTPYGLLLPRDSDLWLYFTTSRVTSDFIVDILDRWWVQHQPRFPRVRTLVINQDNGPENKGRRTQFLKRMVALARQRRRLVRLAYYPPYHSKYNPIEHCWGVLENHWGGDLLDTREAVLGFARSMTWGGKHPTVEVLTDAYPKGVRLTKKEMAQVEDEVHRLPDLNDWFVDIPGHELPPLG; this is translated from the exons ATTCCGTTCGGCGAGACACTCACGCCCGCGTTGATCGAGGCGGCGAACGATCTGCGCGGGGCGCAACGACGGTTGTTCATGGCCCGGGTGGTGCGTGCGTTGGGTCCCGGCGGTCAACGCCGAGCCGAAGAGGCGTTCGGGTGGAACCGGGTCACCATCCGCAAGGGCATGCGGGAACTGAACTCGGGCGTCGTGGCCCGCGACGCGTTCTCGGCGCGAGGCCGGCACCGTGCCGAGGACCGATTGCCCGACCTGCTGGCCGACATCCGGGACCTCGTCACCAGCCAGAGCCAGGCGGACCCGCGGTTCCGCACCCTGCGCCTGTATACCCGGCTGACGGCCGAAGAAGTGCGGCGTCAGCTGGTCGCCACGAAGGGGTACCGCGCGGACCAGTTGCCCCAGGCGCGAACCCTCCGCACCAAGCTCAACGACCTCGGGTTCCACCCGACCAAGGTTCTCAAGTGCGTGCCCA AAAAAAAGATCCCCCAGACCGATGCCATCTTCGCACGGCTGAAGGAGATCAACCCGCAGGCCGACGCTAGTGCCGACACGCTGCGGCTGTCGCTGGACGCGAAAGCCGGTGTTCAGGTGGGGGCGTACTCGCGCAAGGGCAAGAACCGAGTACGAACGAAGGCCGCGGACCACGACTTCCGGGCCGAAGAGGTCCTGACACCCTACGGGCTGTTGCTGCCGCGTGACAGCGACCTGTGGCTGTACTTCACGACGTCGCGGGTGACGAGCGATTTCATCGTGGACATCCTGGACCGCTGGTGGGTACAGCACCAGCCGCGCTTCCCGCGGGTCCGGACACTGGTCATCAACCAAGACAACGGGCCGGAGAACAAAGGCCGGCGAACCCAGTTCCTCAAGAGGATGGTGGCCTTGGCGCGTCAGCGGAGGCGGCTCGTGCGGCTGGCGTATTACCCGCCCTACCACAGCAAGTACAACCCGATCGAGCACTGCTGGGGGGTACTCGAGAACCACTGGGGCGGAGATCTGTTAGACACCCGCGAAGCGGTCCTCGGGTTCGCCCGGTCGATGACCTGGGGCGGCAAGCATCCCACCGTTGAGGTACTGACCGATGCCTACCCGAAGGGCGTCCGCTTGACGAAAAAGGAAATGGCGCAGGTCGAAGACGAGGTTCATCGGCTGCCGGATCTCAACGATTGGTTCGTGGACATCCCTGGCCACGAACTGCCTCCGTTGGGATAG